From the genome of Segatella hominis, one region includes:
- a CDS encoding HU family DNA-binding protein: MNNKQYIAELARKTGFSQEDTQRLVRKVIDAMIAQFEEGEQVTIPDFGTFEVKKRLERVVVNPLTKKRQLVPPKLVLGFRPVASVKEKINNGGEEDE; encoded by the coding sequence ATGAACAATAAACAATACATAGCTGAACTGGCTCGCAAAACCGGATTCTCACAGGAAGATACTCAACGCCTGGTGAGAAAGGTGATTGATGCGATGATTGCTCAGTTTGAAGAGGGCGAACAGGTGACGATTCCTGATTTCGGCACCTTTGAGGTGAAGAAACGACTGGAGCGCGTGGTGGTCAATCCGCTCACGAAGAAGCGCCAGCTGGTTCCGCCGAAACTTGTGCTCGGATTCCGACCTGTTGCTTCCGTCAAGGAAAAAATAAATAATGGAGGGGAGGAAGATGAATAA
- a CDS encoding CinA family protein, which yields MEFESKILSKSISEMLYNSDKTLGTAESCTGGRIAEAIIAVPGASNYFKGGIVSYTNEVKENLLGVSHEVLEEQTAVCEEVAKEMVIGAINALHVDYAISATGVAGPSGGTLENPVGTIWIGYGSKDDVRTLKLTDDFGRDINLAIATNTALKSMFAFLKEHEEDLKKD from the coding sequence ATGGAATTTGAAAGTAAGATTTTGAGTAAGAGCATCTCAGAGATGCTATACAATAGTGATAAGACTTTGGGTACAGCAGAGAGTTGCACTGGCGGCCGTATCGCTGAGGCTATCATTGCAGTACCTGGTGCGAGCAACTACTTCAAGGGTGGTATCGTTTCCTATACCAATGAGGTGAAAGAGAACCTGCTCGGTGTGAGCCATGAGGTGCTTGAGGAGCAGACTGCCGTTTGTGAGGAAGTGGCTAAGGAGATGGTGATCGGTGCCATCAATGCCCTCCATGTGGATTATGCGATTTCTGCTACGGGTGTAGCTGGTCCTTCTGGAGGTACTCTGGAGAATCCTGTGGGCACCATCTGGATAGGCTATGGCAGCAAGGATGATGTGCGCACTCTGAAACTCACAGACGATTTCGGTCGTGACATCAATCTCGCCATCGCTACCAATACGGCGTTGAAGTCTATGTTCGCTTTCCTCAAGGAGCACGAAGAGGATTTGAAGAAAGATTAA
- the ftsY gene encoding signal recognition particle-docking protein FtsY, whose product MGLFGFFNNKKKETLDKGLEKTKESVFSKLARAVAGKSTVDDDVLDDLEEVLITSDVGVETTVKIIRRIEERVARDKYVSTSELDRILREEIANLLSENHSDDNDDWDLPSDHKPYVILVVGVNGVGKTTTIGKLAYQFKKAGKKVYLGAADTFRAAAVEQISIWGERVGVPVVKQQMGSDPASVAFDTLQSAKANGADVVLIDTAGRLHNKVGLMNELKKIKDVMKKVLPEAPDEVMLVLDGSTGQNAFEQAKQFAAVTNITSLAITKLDGTAKGGVVIGISDQLKVPVKYIGLGEGMEDMQLFNKKEFVDSLFKKG is encoded by the coding sequence ATGGGATTATTCGGTTTTTTTAATAATAAGAAAAAGGAAACTCTCGACAAAGGACTCGAGAAAACCAAGGAGAGTGTATTCAGTAAGTTGGCACGCGCAGTAGCAGGTAAATCAACCGTTGATGATGATGTGCTCGACGATCTGGAGGAAGTTTTGATTACCTCTGATGTCGGTGTGGAGACTACTGTGAAGATCATCCGCCGCATCGAAGAGAGAGTTGCTCGTGATAAGTACGTTTCTACCTCTGAGCTTGATAGAATCCTCCGAGAGGAAATCGCTAATCTGCTTTCTGAAAATCACTCTGATGATAATGACGACTGGGATTTACCTTCCGATCACAAGCCTTATGTAATTCTTGTTGTCGGTGTGAATGGTGTGGGTAAAACTACTACCATCGGCAAGTTGGCCTATCAGTTTAAAAAGGCTGGCAAGAAGGTTTATCTCGGTGCTGCCGATACTTTCCGTGCTGCTGCCGTTGAACAGATCAGCATCTGGGGAGAGAGAGTTGGGGTGCCTGTGGTGAAGCAGCAGATGGGATCTGATCCAGCTTCTGTTGCCTTCGATACCCTCCAGAGTGCTAAGGCTAATGGCGCCGACGTGGTGCTGATTGATACTGCCGGACGACTGCACAACAAGGTGGGACTGATGAATGAACTCAAGAAAATCAAGGATGTCATGAAGAAGGTTTTGCCTGAGGCTCCTGATGAGGTGATGCTCGTGCTCGATGGTAGTACCGGACAGAATGCTTTTGAGCAGGCTAAGCAGTTTGCTGCTGTTACAAACATAACTTCTTTGGCTATTACCAAACTGGATGGTACTGCCAAAGGTGGTGTGGTAATCGGTATCTCAGACCAGTTGAAGGTGCCTGTGAAGTACATCGGACTGGGTGAGGGAATGGAGGATATGCAGCTCTTCAACAAGAAAGAGTTCGTAGATTCTCTCTTTAAGAAAGGCTAA
- the rimO gene encoding 30S ribosomal protein S12 methylthiotransferase RimO → MKKNEIDIITMGCSKNLVDSELLMKQFEANGYHCVHDSKRPQGEIAVINTCGFIGDAKQESIDTILEFVQRKQEGKVRKLYVMGCLSQRYQKELEAEIPEVDKFYGKYNYKLLLSELGKAEVPACNGRRHLTTPRHYAYVKISEGCDRHCAYCAIPIITGKHVSRPKEEILQEVHEMVADGVKEFQIIAQELTYYGLDIDGKHHITDLISDMADIPGVKWIRLHYAYPNQFPMDLLDVMREKPNVCKYLDIALQHISDHMLDRMHRHVTKKETMELIQAIREKVPGIHIRTTLLVGFPGETEEDFQELMEFVKWAKFERMGAFAYSEEEGTYSAKHYEDDVPEEVKQSRLDQLMALQQDISAEVEAEKVGKVLKVIIDRKEGDYYIGRTEFCSPEVDPEVLIPATKRLRVGNFYDVKITSSEEFDLYGELV, encoded by the coding sequence GTGAAAAAGAACGAAATCGATATAATTACAATGGGCTGCTCCAAAAACCTGGTGGACAGCGAGTTGCTGATGAAGCAGTTTGAGGCAAACGGCTATCACTGTGTACATGACTCCAAACGTCCTCAAGGTGAAATAGCAGTCATCAATACTTGCGGATTCATCGGGGATGCCAAACAGGAAAGCATCGATACGATTCTGGAATTTGTGCAGCGCAAGCAAGAAGGTAAAGTTAGAAAACTCTATGTAATGGGTTGTCTCTCACAGCGTTATCAGAAAGAACTGGAAGCTGAAATTCCTGAAGTTGATAAGTTTTACGGAAAGTATAACTACAAACTTCTTCTCAGTGAACTGGGAAAGGCTGAGGTGCCTGCTTGTAATGGTCGTCGCCATCTCACCACACCTCGCCACTATGCTTACGTGAAGATTTCCGAAGGATGCGACCGTCATTGTGCCTATTGCGCTATTCCGATTATTACCGGCAAGCACGTGAGCCGCCCGAAGGAGGAAATCCTGCAGGAAGTTCACGAAATGGTAGCGGATGGCGTGAAGGAATTTCAGATTATCGCCCAGGAACTTACCTATTATGGGCTTGATATCGATGGTAAGCATCATATCACTGATCTGATTTCCGACATGGCTGATATCCCTGGTGTCAAGTGGATTCGCCTGCATTATGCTTATCCAAACCAGTTCCCGATGGACTTGCTTGATGTGATGCGCGAAAAGCCAAATGTCTGCAAGTATCTCGATATCGCACTGCAGCATATCAGTGATCACATGCTCGACCGTATGCATCGCCATGTGACCAAGAAGGAGACGATGGAACTGATTCAGGCTATCAGAGAAAAGGTGCCGGGAATTCATATCCGAACCACACTGCTCGTCGGTTTCCCAGGAGAAACAGAGGAGGATTTCCAGGAACTGATGGAGTTCGTGAAATGGGCGAAGTTTGAGCGCATGGGTGCTTTCGCTTATTCGGAGGAGGAAGGTACCTACAGTGCCAAGCATTATGAAGATGATGTTCCGGAGGAAGTGAAGCAGAGCAGACTGGACCAGTTGATGGCGCTTCAGCAGGATATCAGTGCTGAAGTGGAAGCTGAAAAGGTGGGCAAGGTACTCAAGGTCATCATCGATCGCAAGGAAGGCGACTATTATATCGGTAGAACGGAATTTTGCTCTCCTGAGGTGGATCCAGAGGTGCTGATTCCTGCCACCAAGCGACTGAGAGTGGGTAACTTCTATGACGTGAAGATTACTTCAAGTGAAGAGTTTGATCTGTATGGAGAATTGGTCTAA
- a CDS encoding DUF4295 domain-containing protein gives MAKKAVATLHEGNMDGRAYTKVIKMVKSPKTGAYVFDEKMVPNEAVKDFFKD, from the coding sequence ATGGCAAAGAAAGCGGTCGCTACCCTCCACGAAGGTAACATGGATGGTCGCGCATATACAAAGGTTATCAAGATGGTTAAGAGCCCTAAGACTGGTGCTTACGTTTTCGATGAGAAGATGGTACCTAACGAGGCTGTTAAGGATTTCTTCAAGGACTAA
- a CDS encoding helix-turn-helix domain-containing protein codes for MAKYNITPKKEKNARYQTLLSEETKDRLRDEILRIVVTEGKYKDKEYNTRKLAEDLHTNSRYVSAVCATRFHKNYPELVNDYRVNDAMSLLTDKRYLNMTIEDIAEMAGFSTRQSFYSNFYKRLGVTPRQYRLDHIAK; via the coding sequence ATGGCTAAGTATAATATTACCCCAAAGAAAGAAAAGAATGCGCGCTACCAAACGCTTCTGAGTGAAGAGACTAAAGACCGCTTACGTGATGAGATTTTGAGAATTGTAGTTACTGAAGGTAAATACAAGGATAAGGAATATAATACACGTAAGTTGGCAGAGGATTTGCATACCAATTCAAGATATGTATCTGCTGTTTGTGCTACTCGTTTCCACAAGAACTATCCAGAGTTGGTAAATGATTACCGTGTGAATGATGCAATGTCACTTTTGACAGACAAGCGCTATCTGAATATGACCATCGAGGATATTGCAGAGATGGCTGGTTTCAGCACTCGCCAGAGTTTCTACTCTAATTTCTACAAGCGTCTGGGTGTTACTCCACGTCAGTATCGCTTGGATCACATCGCTAAGTAA
- a CDS encoding phosphatase PAP2 family protein, with amino-acid sequence MDGIINYLNQIDTNIFLYFNGLHNHYWDYFMTMYSDRFVWIPFYASFLYVMLRNFHIKETVTCLLVIVAIIFICDQTASTLLKPMVERMRPSNPDNPISPMVHVVFGYRGGRYGFPSSHSANAWSMAFFAMFLVKRTKLTIFLTIWALLMSYSRIYLGVHYPGDLFVGMIIGLITATASYYVFRNFARNYTDKFKPSGMKLRYQRYPIYTGLLSIWVMLMVSGILAYLN; translated from the coding sequence ATGGACGGAATCATTAATTATCTGAATCAAATAGACACAAATATATTCCTGTATTTCAATGGTCTCCACAACCATTATTGGGATTACTTCATGACCATGTATTCTGACAGATTTGTCTGGATACCATTCTACGCAAGCTTCCTGTATGTGATGCTGCGCAATTTCCATATCAAGGAAACAGTTACCTGTCTGCTGGTCATCGTGGCCATTATATTCATCTGCGACCAGACTGCCTCTACCCTCCTCAAACCGATGGTAGAGCGCATGCGACCAAGCAACCCCGACAATCCGATTTCGCCGATGGTACATGTCGTGTTCGGGTATCGCGGAGGCAGATATGGATTCCCATCCTCTCATTCAGCTAATGCCTGGAGCATGGCATTCTTTGCTATGTTCCTGGTGAAGCGCACCAAGCTGACGATATTCCTCACCATCTGGGCGCTGCTGATGAGCTACTCCCGCATCTATCTCGGAGTGCATTATCCAGGCGACCTGTTCGTAGGTATGATTATCGGACTGATTACGGCTACGGCTTCATACTATGTCTTCCGAAATTTCGCAAGAAACTATACAGATAAGTTTAAACCGAGTGGTATGAAACTCAGATATCAGAGATATCCGATATACACAGGACTTCTTTCCATTTGGGTGATGCTGATGGTTAGTGGAATCTTAGCTTACCTCAATTAA
- a CDS encoding LTA synthase family protein produces MKQIKRFFKIYLILVVLFVLQKPLFMLLTHTSAAQPLEDSFSTMLAVIWHGLQLDLSMAGYLTAIPALLLLASIWIKEEIIRPVFSIYFGIIAVFMSFCFVLNIALYPYWNFPLDSTPLFYFFTSPADAFASTSIWVDLLGFICLILCAVAIWFVLSLTIREKKKRRYGSYSRPYSTSSDFDRHRGRTSIIMLLLTGLLFLPIRGGVTVSTANTGKVYFSQNSYVNHSAVNPMFSLMESLAHQENFAEQYRFMDEKEANKIFATMTSQSDENTYPLLKPEAMGGTPDILLVIMESFASDLMPSMGTQKDVAVQLDSIAHQSILFTRFYANSFRTDRGLVSILSGYPAQPTTSIMRYPAKTAHLPSIARSLVNQRHYQTSYYYGGDVDFANQRSYLISQGFQKIISDADFPIEEKLSKWGVHDHLVANRMMDDIRKEQNGAPRFRVFQTSSSHEPFEVPYHRLKDQRLNAFAYTDSVVGSIIRQYSKLPRWKNTIVILVPDHVGAYKEHLDNFDRSRYQIPLIIAGGAIAKPLKINLIGTQHDIAATLLGQLGIKHDDFLFSKNMLSEATPKFAFFTVPDAFGVVTEENSIIYDNKAGKTVYDKGKKGYNLKRGQAYLQKLYDDISKK; encoded by the coding sequence ATGAAACAGATTAAGCGTTTTTTCAAGATATATCTCATATTGGTAGTGCTGTTTGTGCTGCAGAAGCCATTGTTCATGCTTCTCACTCATACATCAGCAGCCCAGCCTTTGGAAGATTCATTCAGTACTATGCTGGCCGTCATCTGGCACGGTTTGCAGCTGGACCTCTCCATGGCGGGATACCTTACGGCCATTCCTGCCCTGCTGCTTCTTGCCTCTATCTGGATCAAGGAAGAAATCATACGTCCTGTATTCTCCATCTATTTCGGCATCATTGCTGTGTTTATGAGTTTCTGCTTCGTGCTCAACATTGCCCTGTATCCCTATTGGAATTTTCCTTTGGACAGTACTCCGCTCTTCTATTTCTTCACATCGCCTGCCGATGCCTTTGCCAGTACAAGCATCTGGGTGGACCTGTTAGGATTCATCTGTCTGATACTCTGCGCTGTAGCCATCTGGTTCGTACTCTCGCTGACCATCAGGGAAAAGAAAAAGCGCAGATATGGTTCTTATAGCCGACCATATAGTACATCAAGTGATTTTGACAGACACCGTGGGCGCACTTCCATCATCATGTTGCTGCTTACAGGCCTGCTATTCCTTCCTATCAGAGGAGGCGTAACGGTTTCTACCGCCAATACCGGCAAAGTATATTTCAGCCAGAACAGTTACGTAAACCATTCAGCAGTGAATCCGATGTTCAGTCTGATGGAGTCTCTTGCCCATCAGGAGAATTTCGCCGAGCAGTATCGCTTTATGGACGAGAAGGAAGCAAATAAGATTTTCGCCACCATGACCAGTCAAAGCGATGAAAACACCTATCCGCTGCTCAAGCCAGAGGCTATGGGGGGAACACCCGATATACTTCTCGTGATTATGGAAAGCTTCGCCAGCGACCTCATGCCGTCTATGGGAACACAGAAGGATGTGGCTGTACAACTGGACTCGATAGCCCACCAGAGCATCCTCTTCACACGGTTCTATGCCAACAGTTTCCGCACCGACAGAGGACTGGTTTCCATTCTGAGCGGTTATCCGGCACAGCCTACCACCAGCATCATGAGATATCCTGCCAAGACAGCCCATCTGCCTTCCATCGCCAGATCATTGGTTAACCAGCGGCATTATCAGACCTCCTATTATTATGGAGGAGATGTAGATTTTGCCAACCAGCGTTCCTACCTGATATCACAGGGATTTCAGAAGATTATCTCGGATGCAGATTTCCCAATAGAAGAAAAACTCAGCAAATGGGGCGTTCACGACCATCTGGTAGCCAACAGAATGATGGATGACATCCGAAAGGAACAGAACGGAGCACCGAGATTCAGGGTTTTCCAGACCTCCAGCAGTCATGAGCCTTTCGAGGTGCCTTACCACAGACTGAAAGACCAGCGTCTCAATGCCTTCGCTTATACAGACAGTGTGGTGGGAAGCATTATACGGCAATATAGCAAACTGCCACGCTGGAAGAACACTATCGTGATTTTGGTGCCAGACCATGTGGGAGCCTATAAAGAGCATCTGGACAATTTCGACCGAAGCCGCTATCAGATACCGCTCATCATAGCCGGTGGCGCCATCGCCAAACCGTTGAAGATTAATTTGATAGGAACCCAGCACGACATTGCAGCTACACTCTTAGGACAGTTGGGCATCAAGCACGATGACTTCCTGTTCTCCAAGAACATGCTGAGCGAAGCAACACCGAAATTTGCATTCTTCACTGTGCCGGACGCCTTTGGAGTTGTCACGGAAGAAAACTCAATCATCTATGATAACAAGGCAGGGAAAACTGTATATGACAAGGGTAAGAAAGGCTATAACCTGAAACGGGGGCAGGCCTACCTGCAGAAACTTTACGATGACATCAGCAAAAAATAA
- the ispE gene encoding 4-(cytidine 5'-diphospho)-2-C-methyl-D-erythritol kinase: MIVFPCAKINLGLNIVSKREDGYHNLETVFYPIPLYDALEIKYMDEKFPSDTACDLKVTGNVVDCDEQKNLVVKAYHILAADYQLPRIHTHLYKHIPSQAGLGGGSSDAAFMIRLLDERFRLNIGNPEMERYAARLGADCAFFIEAEPAYAEGIGDVLMPADGPDGNLQGYYLCVVKPDVAVSTKEAYSAITPKKPAKSCRDIVRQPIETWKEELVNDFEEPIFKMHPELAAIKLKLYDQGAAYASMSGSGSALYGIFKEEPKGIEEQFDGMFCEVMKL; this comes from the coding sequence ATGATTGTTTTTCCATGTGCCAAGATCAACCTTGGCTTGAACATCGTAAGCAAAAGAGAGGATGGTTACCATAATCTGGAAACCGTCTTCTATCCCATCCCACTGTATGATGCATTGGAAATCAAATACATGGATGAGAAATTTCCGAGCGATACCGCCTGCGACCTGAAAGTGACAGGCAATGTTGTGGATTGTGACGAGCAGAAAAATCTGGTGGTAAAGGCTTACCATATTCTGGCAGCCGACTATCAGTTGCCACGCATCCATACCCATCTCTACAAGCATATCCCTTCTCAAGCCGGTCTTGGCGGCGGTTCTTCGGATGCAGCCTTCATGATCAGACTTCTCGATGAGCGTTTCCGTCTCAACATCGGTAATCCGGAAATGGAACGTTATGCAGCCCGACTGGGTGCCGACTGTGCTTTCTTCATCGAAGCAGAACCTGCTTATGCGGAGGGTATCGGAGATGTACTGATGCCTGCAGATGGTCCTGATGGCAATCTGCAAGGATACTATCTTTGTGTCGTAAAACCCGACGTCGCTGTAAGTACCAAGGAAGCTTACAGTGCCATCACCCCGAAGAAACCAGCCAAGAGCTGCCGTGATATCGTGCGTCAACCGATAGAAACCTGGAAAGAAGAACTTGTCAATGATTTCGAGGAACCTATCTTCAAGATGCATCCGGAGCTGGCAGCCATCAAGCTAAAACTTTACGACCAAGGTGCAGCCTACGCCTCCATGAGCGGTAGCGGAAGTGCCCTCTATGGCATCTTCAAAGAAGAGCCAAAGGGAATCGAAGAACAGTTTGACGGCATGTTCTGCGAAGTGATGAAACTATAG
- a CDS encoding DNA alkylation repair protein yields MNEETHQKLMKIKRSFRLLMSGPTSQSMTQKGLGYKINWGVPFIELKKMALEYGKDYELAIELWKEDIRECKILATLIMPAEKMLPEITDIWMEQVKSQEMAEMLAFNLLQYVDYAPAIAYEWIATDKTLYEIAGFQLLARLFANGQEANERGINEFLDQAAVALQGDNMGIKHAAANCVLRFADLGEEYEKIARAALKGIFEL; encoded by the coding sequence ATGAATGAAGAAACTCATCAGAAGCTGATGAAGATTAAGCGAAGTTTTCGCCTCTTAATGAGTGGTCCTACCTCTCAGTCGATGACCCAGAAAGGCTTAGGCTATAAGATCAACTGGGGCGTACCTTTCATAGAACTGAAGAAGATGGCCTTGGAATATGGCAAGGATTATGAACTGGCCATTGAACTCTGGAAGGAAGACATCCGTGAATGCAAGATTCTTGCCACCCTCATCATGCCGGCAGAGAAGATGCTGCCAGAGATAACAGATATTTGGATGGAACAGGTCAAGAGCCAGGAAATGGCAGAGATGCTGGCATTCAATCTTCTGCAGTATGTGGATTATGCTCCTGCCATTGCCTATGAATGGATTGCCACAGACAAGACGCTTTATGAGATAGCTGGATTCCAACTATTGGCAAGGCTTTTTGCCAACGGACAGGAAGCCAACGAGAGAGGCATCAATGAGTTTCTCGACCAGGCTGCAGTTGCCTTACAAGGCGATAATATGGGTATCAAGCATGCTGCTGCCAACTGTGTATTGCGCTTTGCTGACCTCGGTGAAGAATACGAGAAGATTGCTCGCGCTGCCCTGAAGGGTATTTTTGAATTATAA
- the rpmB gene encoding 50S ribosomal protein L28: protein MSKICQITGKKAQLGCNVSHSKHRTKRSFDVNLFSKKFYYVEEECWISLKISAAGLRLINKVGLDAALKQAVSKGYVDWKDIKVIGE, encoded by the coding sequence ATGTCTAAGATTTGTCAAATTACAGGTAAGAAGGCACAGTTAGGTTGCAATGTGTCTCACTCAAAGCACCGTACAAAGAGAAGCTTTGACGTTAACCTCTTCAGCAAGAAATTCTACTATGTAGAAGAAGAGTGCTGGATTAGCCTTAAGATCAGCGCTGCTGGTCTTCGTCTCATTAACAAGGTAGGTCTTGACGCTGCCCTGAAGCAGGCTGTGTCTAAGGGTTACGTAGATTGGAAAGACATTAAAGTAATAGGAGAATAA
- the rpmG gene encoding 50S ribosomal protein L33, with amino-acid sequence MAKKAKGNRVQVILECTEHKNSGMPGTSRYVTTKNRKNTPERLELMKYNPILKKMTLHKEIK; translated from the coding sequence ATGGCAAAGAAAGCAAAAGGTAATAGAGTACAAGTTATCCTCGAGTGCACTGAGCATAAGAACAGTGGTATGCCAGGTACAAGCCGTTACGTGACTACAAAGAATCGTAAGAACACTCCTGAGCGTCTTGAGTTGATGAAGTACAACCCAATCCTTAAGAAGATGACTCTTCACAAGGAGATTAAGTAA
- a CDS encoding sigma-70 family RNA polymerase sigma factor: MKENNIEKLVGENLNFVKSVANKYVGKGVEFDDLVSEGYIAMLQAAQKFDAERGTNFVGYAAPFIRKAMEQAITQQSGVCRVPKSDRKLMTRSANSAVSIDAPLSEGTHYTLLDIIINKDALIADESTVFQQMMDDLQNCIATLDEREQEIIRKFYGIGIAHITLAEIAEDMNLKRERVRQIRDKAIRKIGKNAKTKILKSFLRK; the protein is encoded by the coding sequence ATGAAAGAAAACAATATAGAAAAATTAGTTGGCGAGAACCTCAACTTCGTGAAATCTGTAGCCAACAAATATGTAGGTAAAGGTGTAGAATTCGACGATTTGGTAAGCGAAGGCTACATCGCCATGCTACAAGCTGCCCAGAAGTTTGATGCCGAACGCGGCACCAATTTCGTAGGTTATGCAGCCCCATTCATCCGCAAGGCTATGGAACAGGCCATCACGCAGCAAAGCGGTGTCTGCCGTGTTCCTAAAAGCGACCGCAAGTTGATGACACGTTCTGCAAACAGTGCAGTATCTATTGATGCGCCACTGAGCGAGGGCACTCACTATACCCTACTCGACATCATAATCAACAAAGATGCCCTGATAGCAGATGAGAGTACTGTTTTCCAACAGATGATGGACGATCTGCAGAACTGCATCGCAACACTGGATGAAAGAGAACAGGAAATCATCAGAAAATTCTATGGAATAGGCATCGCCCATATCACTTTGGCAGAAATCGCAGAAGATATGAATCTGAAACGGGAAAGAGTAAGACAAATCAGAGACAAGGCGATTCGAAAGATTGGGAAAAATGCAAAGACTAAAATTCTCAAAAGTTTCCTGAGAAAATAA
- a CDS encoding HU family DNA-binding protein yields MNKSSLSVLAKAVASKRGLTQAEAERFIATMFEVAGAGIQEDKLLKMKWLGTFKITSVKDRESVDVNTGERILIEGRDKISFTPDNILKEIINKPFAQFETVVVNDGVDFSDIDEKFANMEREEELLLQKEQERHDDEVVLEEQNAEQPQELDQNVRQSREEEQSQENLPDAELQSQENLPDAELQSQENLSDAELQSQENLSDAELQSQENNLSDAELQSQENNLSDAELQSQENLSDAKLQSQDDGEKNDLSQESLLNEELTQENNQKVEQPQEVKSPISEENVALSSELKNVETSADDFSETYASDHHHLVIPKYVVALVCVVFVALLGGLCWFAFTYGKMQARQEQMEMQLKAIKPQPQPKPKPTVVAPVDTAKSVASSDDKTDAKNVLANGAQANNEQTDHAQLAMKKKARQDSIRMAQANNAVKMAEKASEYLNDPRIRTGAYRIVGVEKTVTAKSGQTLAGLSKLYLGPGMECYMQAINGCSEIKTGQKVKIPKLELKRKGKKN; encoded by the coding sequence ATGAATAAGTCGAGTTTGTCTGTTTTGGCTAAGGCTGTTGCCAGCAAGCGTGGACTTACCCAGGCTGAGGCGGAGCGCTTTATTGCCACCATGTTTGAGGTTGCCGGTGCCGGCATCCAGGAGGATAAGTTGCTCAAAATGAAGTGGCTGGGTACCTTCAAGATTACTTCCGTGAAAGATAGGGAGAGTGTGGATGTCAATACCGGTGAGCGAATCCTGATAGAGGGGCGCGATAAGATTTCTTTTACTCCGGATAATATCCTGAAGGAAATCATCAACAAACCTTTTGCCCAATTCGAAACTGTTGTGGTGAATGATGGTGTCGATTTCTCTGATATTGACGAGAAATTCGCCAATATGGAAAGGGAAGAGGAACTGCTGCTGCAGAAAGAGCAGGAACGCCATGATGACGAGGTGGTTTTAGAGGAGCAGAATGCAGAACAGCCTCAAGAGCTTGATCAGAACGTAAGGCAGTCTCGGGAGGAAGAACAGTCTCAGGAGAATCTGCCGGATGCAGAGTTGCAGTCTCAGGAGAATCTGCCGGATGCAGAGTTGCAGTCTCAGGAGAATCTGTCGGATGCAGAGTTGCAGTCTCAGGAGAATCTGTCGGATGCAGAGTTGCAGTCTCAGGAGAATAATCTGTCGGATGCAGAGTTGCAGTCTCAGGAGAATAATCTGTCGGATGCAGAGTTGCAGTCTCAGGAGAATCTGTCGGATGCAAAGTTGCAGTCTCAGGATGATGGAGAGAAAAATGACCTGTCTCAAGAGAGTCTGTTGAACGAAGAGTTGACTCAGGAAAATAATCAGAAAGTTGAGCAGCCTCAAGAAGTGAAATCCCCGATTTCTGAAGAAAACGTTGCTTTGTCTTCAGAATTGAAAAACGTTGAGACCTCAGCAGATGATTTCTCTGAAACTTATGCTTCAGACCATCACCATCTCGTGATACCAAAATATGTGGTCGCCTTAGTATGTGTGGTCTTTGTTGCTCTCTTGGGTGGCTTATGCTGGTTTGCCTTTACTTACGGCAAAATGCAGGCGCGCCAAGAGCAGATGGAGATGCAGTTGAAGGCTATCAAACCTCAGCCTCAACCAAAACCTAAGCCAACGGTAGTTGCTCCTGTGGATACAGCGAAGTCTGTTGCTTCCTCGGATGATAAAACTGACGCAAAGAACGTTCTGGCTAATGGTGCTCAGGCAAACAATGAGCAGACAGACCATGCTCAGTTGGCAATGAAGAAAAAGGCCAGGCAGGACAGCATCCGGATGGCACAAGCTAATAATGCCGTGAAGATGGCTGAAAAGGCTTCTGAGTATCTCAACGATCCTCGCATCAGAACGGGTGCTTATCGTATTGTGGGCGTAGAAAAAACCGTGACGGCTAAGAGTGGTCAGACTTTAGCTGGATTGAGTAAACTCTATTTGGGCCCTGGCATGGAATGCTATATGCAGGCCATTAACGGATGTTCTGAGATAAAAACAGGACAGAAAGTGAAGATTCCAAAACTGGAACTGAAAAGAAAAGGGAAAAAAAATTAA